From the Colletotrichum lupini chromosome 1, complete sequence genome, the window TGGGCCTAGGTTTCTTCGTCTGCAATCCAGATCGAGGTCGAATCTTGCCTCCTTTCCACTGTTGGAGCACTCTGCCGGCATCTACATTGTCCTTCCGCGTGGCTAGGCGTATGCTCTTGTGTGTAGGACTGGATCGTCCCATGTGTCGCTTGCTGTGAGCTGCTCGAGCCGCAATCTTCAGAAACTTCGGCGCATCTGGTTCGATGACATCCAGAATGCTCAACCTTGGAGGTTTCGCTCGGGCCACAGCTCGAGTGTTGCTCAAAGTAGATTTGCGACTTTTAGAGAAAGGATCGAGGCGGGAAGCTCCAGAAGTTCGGAGTGCGCTTTTCGGCGGTCGCCCGCGTTTCTTGGGTTGGGTGCTTGATAGACGGTCGTTCTTTTTCTGCCTTTTGGCGGGTTGTCGAAAGTCTTTCAAAGTCAATTGACGTTTTCTGCTTGGTAGCATATGGTCAACCTGGTCTTCTTCAACGACGGAGCcaccgtcgtcgtcgtcactgATTTCCGTGACCTCAGATCTCTCGAAAGGCAACACAGTCTGGATATTGTGAGAAGGACGTGTAGGCGTCTGCGTAGTGACCACATCGTCGTCTGAGTCATCGAAGAGAAACGCTGCTGCCGTAGATGATGCCGAGCGACCTATCCGTCGGACAGCCACGCCTCGTCTTGGACCCTTCTCAGGGGAGTCATCGGGGCGTTGGTACTGAGTAGGCTTGGGACGGTTTGCCTGTTGGTCGAGCCTAAGCCAGGATGCCGGAAGGACACCTCGCATTCTCTTTGCAATCGCCGCGCCGACCTCCTCGCGACCATCATCCCGAGCCTCCGACTCCTCTCCTGAACTGCTCTGCGCATCAACATCTCCGGATCCATTGTCTTCTTCCACATCGGACATGTCTGCCACGGTCAGGTCGAAGACTGGCGGTTCCCTTTCGACCGAAATTCGCCCCTGGAGCTCAGGAGCAGACAACATGTTGCCATCCACGATAGGCAGGTCATCGTCCTCAGAAAATACCGTTTCGGCGTTGCTCTCTGTAGGCAATGATGTAGGATCAATCAAATGGTTGATCACAGTAGTCTGTACTTCAGGCGACGAGGACGGCGAAGAAAGCATGCCGTAAATCTCATCATACTGCTGAAACTGCGGACGCGAGGGCGCATTTGGGGCTGCCGTCTGCGTCACCACAGCCTTGGTCGCAGTGCCTTTCCCGCGCTTTCGCTTTTTGGCAGATCGGTTTGCCAGCAAGTCGCGGTGAATCTTATCAAGAGATGGCAAATCGTCGACATCGGAGAAGCTGGTATTATCCGTATCGCCCTGACTTGGTTGGCTACTCGGTCCGCCGCGGTGCTTGGGGGACGATGTTCGGAGGGGTGAATCGGAGAGGGACGACATCAGCTGAGGACTAGAGCTCAGCGGGATATCCAGGCCGTTGAACTGGCTCTCGTCTGTGGTTCCGTTTGGCGCATCAGCTGTGGGTTCTTGGCTATCATCCTCAAAATCCTTCTCCTGGGAATCCTCCTCCGGCCGTTGACGTCTCGGGGCTGGCTCTGTGGGCATTCTGATCGGCCGGATGCCGTGTGACTTGAGAGCCTTGCTGTACTGGGCATTCTCAATGAGGTATGGGTGTTCCTGGATGGGTTTCCTTGGTCTGAACGAGCGTTCATACCGCACAGCGACTTGTCGAGCAACCTCCTCGTCCCTGTTGGAGCTTTCCACCCGCTGAATAGCTGCCGGCCTCAGCTGCTTCCTCGACTGGGTCGGCGCCGGAGAAGCAACAGAAGAGGCTGCCGAGGAGACGGATAAAGGCCTCGGAGGCGAAGTGTTGCCATCGTTAGACTGCTGAACTGGAGCTGCCACCTCTGCATCCGGGCTAGAACTAGCAAAGAGCTGAGCAGCCAATCGTCTCTGCCGGCTCTGTTGACTGGGTTGTGAAGAGGCCGCCAGAGACTTTTTAGGATGTGGAAGGCTTTCGGTATCGTTCTCGGCGGGGAACTCAGGTTCAGGAGCAGTGATTCTAACATAGCTCGTCGAAACGGTATCATCGCCAGCCAGGGGATCAGGAGAGTCGTCGCGGTCGTTGGGAAGATACCTAGTCCTCGTTTTTGTCGTAGGTGCCACTTGGGCTGCTGGTTCGTCTAAGTCCAAGTTGAAGGGGTCGTCCAGCTCATCCACATCCGGCACCGAAGACAGCGGCGAAGAGGGCGGCTCTCCGTCAATAGGCTTAAACACCTCATGGTGGCGGTCCGTTGCTACACGATCTGTAGTCGCGTCTGCTGGCGTATCCTGTGACGATTCGGGAACATCCCATATGCTCTTTCGGACGTCCTTCGTTTGTAAAGTATCGGAGGTGGGTTTCGAAGGTAGTTCGGGGTTCGGCAGCGACTCAAGATCCTGGCTATCGAAGTCGAGTTCGTCGTCCGAGTCTGGGACCTCACCCAGTTCTTTCCAGTTTGCCATGACATAGAGCGTTCATCATAAAGAAGTACACATCGTAAAGTATGAAGCAGTGAAGGGCTTCTAGGAAAGGTTGGGTGGCCAAAATTTCGGCTCGTCTTGTTTGATGCGGAAAGCGGTAGTGCTCTCATTACCTAAGGTAGTCGTACCCAGGCGAGGTGCAAATAATCCGATTGTTGAAGCAGACGCGTTCAGGCGGTCGCTGAGCGCGTCTGGTGGGGTACACGCTGTCGCACGCGGTGGCACGGGGGCGGGAAACCACTTTAGTCGATTGAGTGTGCGCACAGGCCCCGGCCTGTACCGAATTTTGGGTGACCGACCGCGACCTCTGGGTTCACGCTACCTGAGCTATCCCGGGTGCATCATCGATGATTACATCACAGCCGCCGCCTACCTTATTGTCAATTGCAAGATTGAGCTCCCTATCGTGGCATGATAATCGTGCCTGAAAGATTCGTTCCATAACTCGACTATCTCAAGCAATTCAAGACCTCCAAGATGAGCTTCAGAAACGTCATACCCATCGTCGTGGCTGTAGTAGCAGGCATCTCCATCAGTACGCACCACTCCCAGCCATTTGATACCAGAGGAGATACTCCTGGCCCAACTCGAAAGTCGCTGATTATAGCAGCTAACTACACATTGAAGCCTGAGCTCGAAAGACAAGCAAAACTGCGGGAGCAAAAACAGTTCGAACTACCCAAGCCCGTCTCGTCGAGCGAACCGAATACCTCCGATTTGCAGACTTCGAACCAAACAAAACCCCAAGCCGGCACAGGTCCAGAGAACTCAAGGCCGAAGTCATGACGTTCTGAGCAGCAATGGATTTAACAACCATTTTATCAAAGAGCTGTCAGCCTGCTTTGAACTGGAACTATTTGCATTCTGGCGACGGAAGACATCCAGGCCTATTAGGGGGCATATCACAAACATCGGAGACCATGATAAGTCCCCCAATGGAGGTACTCATAACGAAAAACCAAGTTCAGGCAAAGAATGGGTTGTTCCGCATAGCTCGTTGACTCTATGCCAAAGAGAGAACTACTTGAAATAATACGAGTCGGGATAATCGAGTCGCTGTAGGATATTTGACAACACATAAGCGCAAGCTGTGTCTGTTCAGTTCAATTGTATAATGGCGAGAGCATAATATCAGACAGCACCCCAGGAGGAGAGAGTGCGCAACTAGATGTGTATAGAATTCGCTCATTGGCTGAATTATCTGGGTTGCGCAAAGGCTGATGGAAAGTCACCGACTTCGGCCGAGATGCGCCGTGATGTCAACATCAAGTACAAATTAAGCGGTTCGTATGCAGCAGCCAATTGAGCTCGCAAATCAGTGAAATACGGACCCAAGAGGCTCACAAGTGATGCTCAAGTGACTGAGCAGTCCCCGGAGCACATTTACACCTTCAATCAACGACCACAAGACGAAGCAATTGAGATCCCGGTCAAACGGCGGTATTCGGAATGAGCCGACAACCGAGCCCTGCAATGGGAGCTGCGCTGCTGCAACACTGGGCTGCAAGCCTGTCAGTGAAAACAGCAAACAGCACGTTGGTGCACTGGAGAGCTACCCGTAAAGCTCCCCGTCAGCCCAGACACCGAGGTGAAGGAACCGGCAACACCCCCCGTGGCCCGCCCCCCTGCGCCCAGCACTCAATTCCATTGGTAGGATGGCTCTCGCACAGGCCACAATGGTATCACGTGATCTCCCAATCACCCAGTCGCAGCCGGCGTATTGCAATCGAAATTCCAATCATACGATTGCCCGGAACTTCTAGGTAGACCAAAAAaaccctcttcttcctccttgACGCCCATCACGAACCTCGCAAGAAACCCCCCCACCCGCGACGTCCACGAACCTCAATCGCTCCAATTGAGCTCCTCCTCCGAACTCGACCGTTCTCCCTTTAGCGATTTTTCCGACGACACATAAACCCCGACATAAAAATGTTGCGCCCGACCGTTTCCCTGGCCCGTACCGGCCTGCGCGCCCACTCCGCCGTCATCCGCCGCGCCGCTTCCACCCACGCCATCTCCAACCCTACGCTCGCCAACATCGAGAAGAGATGGGAGGGCATGCCCCTCCAGGAGCAGGCCGAGCTCTGGATGGCCCTGAGAGACCGCATGAAGGGCCCCTGGGCTGAGCTCACCCTtcaggagaagaaggccggTGCGTGACTATTTTCCATTACATTCCGTCGAGATAGAGAGAGGAAACGTGGTTCGATGTCGGCCGAAAGGGGATTGAGAAAAGGGGGGAGGGAGATAAAGCCATTGAGGGAAGCTCGTCAACATCAATTGCTCGAGAGGAAGGAGGCATCTTATATATGCCATCCGATGCTCTCTCTCAATTGGCTTTTTCTGATGCCCGAACCTCATGTCCATCCCCCCCATCCCTGTGCATACGCATTGCGTCACATCGAGAAACCTCACAAAAAAACTAACGCAAATTGTCTCAACAGCCTACTGGATTGCCTTTGGCCCTCACGGTCCCCGCTCCGGTACCCCCGCCGGCGAGACCGGCCGCGTCTTCTGGGGCGTCAtggccgccgtcgccgccagcTTGGCCATCTTCTCCACCGTCCGCATGTTCGCCGGTCCTGCTCCCGACACCATGACCAAGGAGTACCAGGAGGCGTCCAACGAGTTCCTCAAGGTATGCAGCATACAACACTGGCAATCTTTCACTGCCGTCCTCGAATAGGGGACACGTCGGCGTCGACGGTGAAAACAAAAATATATCAGATGGCTAACCAACTCTTCCACTCGCGTACAGAAACAAAATTCCGACCCCCTCACTGGTCTCTCCTCCGAGGGCTACTCCGGCAAGGGCATGGTCCAGTCTCCTCCCAAGGCTTAAAATCCCTTCCCGATATCCCGTTACCCTTCCCTATCTCGTCTCTTAGAATCACGAATCACAAATTCGACACACACCATGGCAGTTTTGCCCATGTATTAAATGACTACTAGTAGAAGGCTGGCTGGCATGGGCTGAGGGGGCTTTGCGACGTGACTCGAGGACAACCCAATCTGCTTGGTGTAAATACTGTACTAAAAGAGCTGAATTCCAAGCAAATTTCCATTTGTTTCTTCAAACAAAGCTGGCCCCTTGATGTCGTGTCTAGACATGTGGTGATTCACGTTTATCTCACGAACCTTCAACTGTTGGTCTTGTCACTCAATATCCTCCCTTGTATAGAAAGATATCACAGTTCACAGGCTGCCAATGGGCGCCTCTTCACTTGTGGTCCAATGTAAGGTAGCCATGAAGAGGAGCTTGAAAGAACAGGTGGTAAATCTATTGGGTTTGATTTCTAGAAACACGGTGCTTTTGCATAACTCATGACAATTGCGATTAGCTTGGTAAGTAAGTCTCCTTCTCTTTCCCCTTCTCTAGTTGTCTTCCACTATCCATGGCCCTCTGCCTCTTCACCGTAACAGCACTGTTTAGGAGTGCTGGGAGATGGGTGACTCCAAGCCAAGCACCTATACACTGTTAGTCTCATAGATCCTGTTATTGTATACGGAAACCTTACCAAGGCAGATCTGCTGGGAATGTAGACGTGAGTCCAGTTCTTGCGGTTGTTCCACTCCATGGCAGTGGTGAAGAATCGGGTTCCCTCATCCACCCGCGCGTGACCTCCAAAGTCTTTGGAGTCAGTGTTGAGGATAACCTTGTAAGAGCCGGGCACATCAATGCCGATTCTGTAATCCGCGAAGCTCTCAGTGGGATGGAAGTTGAAAATGAAGACTACGCCAGCCCTCTCGAAAACAATGACCTTGTCATTCTCATTCTTGAGAGAGATGTACGCCTGAGGCGCGGCTAACCAGCCGTACTTGCCCTCGGTGGTGTTCATTGCGCGATCAAAGTTGTTCAAAAATTGGTATCGAAGCAAATGATCATCAGTGAGGTTCAGCTGGCGTCTAGCATACCAGAACGAATTCTGGTTGCCCTCGCGCGGGAAGTCAAGCCATTCAGGATGGCCAAATTCATTGCCCTCAAAGTTCAGGTAGCCTTCGCCGCCGAGACCGTGAGTCAACAGACGAATCATTTTGTGGAGGGCCATGCCGCGGTCAATGACCGGCGTCAAGGGAGTCAAAGTTGACATGTTCGTGTACATCTCGGCATCGCAAAGATGAAACATGAGGGTCTTGTCACCCACAAGCCTGGACTTTGTTAGCTTCGAGTGTCGTGAGTTTCGTACAAAGGGTAAACGTACGCTTGGTCGTGACTTTCAGCATAGGCAATAGTCTTCTCGCCATGTCTCCGATTTGTGAGAGTGAAGCAGATGTTGCCAATGTCCCAGTTTTCGTCCTTCGTCTCCTTGAGGATCTTGATCCACATATCCGGGACAGCCATGGCGAGTCGATAATCGAAGCCCACACCACCAAGGGAGAGCGGCAGGCAAAGAGCCGGCATACCCGAAACATCCTCAGCGATGGTAATAACTTCCGGGTACAATGAGTGCAGCAGTTCGTTCGCAATCATGAGGTAAGCAATCGCCTCCTCATCAGCGTCCGGCCCAAAGTACTCGTGGTAGCCACCAGAGAATCCACTATAGTTAGTAGTTGTTAGCAAGAAATAGTCAAGGAATGGTCTCACACATGTTGAGCACTTACGTTCCGATACCGTGGTGCTGGTAGAGCATGCTCGTCACACCGTCGAAACGGAAACCATCAAAGTGGTACTCGTCCATCCAGAACCGCAGGTTGCTGAGCAAGAATCTCATCACTTCGTGATGACCGTAGTTGAACAGCCTGCTGTCCCACAGCTCATGGCGGCCACGTCCTCCCTCGTGGAAGTATTGGTGGTCTGTGCCGTCGAATTCGTTGAGTCCATCCAGAACGTTCTTGGAGGCATGGCTGTGAACAACATCGAGAAGCACAGTGATTCCCATGCTGTGAGCCACGTCGACCAATTCCTTGAGGTCTTCCGGTGGTCCGTAACGACTGCTAGCGGCGAAGAAGTTGTTGATCTGGTACCCAAAGCTGGCATAGTAGGCATGCTCCATAACTGCCATGAGCTGAATAACGTTATATCCGAGATCTCGGATTCTGGGCAGCATGTTTTGGGTGAACTCCTTGTAAGTTGCAACGCGCAACTCGGGTGATGAGATTCCCACATGGGCCTCGTATACGCGTGCGCTGCGAGGCTTTTGTGGCCTCGGGTACTTGAACTCGTACTTTTCTCCCGCAGGAGGATTCCAGAAACGAGCATCGTAAGCTGGGGATACGGACAGATCTTGCGTCACGTACTTGATCCACGCAGGGAGCCGGTCGACGCGCTCGCCGCTGGGAAGTTGCAAGGAGATCTATAATGATGTGAGCCCAACCACGCGTCAGAAATGCTGTGAAATGAGCGTACCTTGACTTTGGAGTTGTGAGGGATTGCAGCCTGGCCATTGTTTGCGGGAAGAGTAATTTCGAAAACTCCGAAGTCATTCTTCTTCATCTCATGAGAGTTCCGGTCCCAATTATCTGTTGCCACCCAATCAGCGTGTGCAAGTATACTAGATACGATTCAACTCACTGAAGTCACCAGTCAGGAAAGCCTGAGTGGCGTTGGGTGCCCATTCTCGGTAAATGATGTTGTTGTCATGGTCGACATTGAATCCAAAGAGTGAGGTGCCCTATTCACCCAACTTAGCTCTTGGAAGGAAAATACGAGCTCACTTGACTTACCTTGGAGAACTTCTCAAGCCCACCTTCAGTATCATTGATTTTCTTGATCCAGTCCTGAGCGCGAGAGTAGCGCCTCTTCAAGGATTCCTGAAAAGGCGACAGCCAGGGGTCAAGCTTGACAACGCCTGACATATTTTAGACAGTGGCCCTACAAGGAGATATGATCAGGAAGCTTACCAGTGCCATCGGTTGGGAAGCCATCGGCAGCACCGCTCGGTCCGTCTAGAGCGATGGTATTGGCAGAGTTCTGAGCAACAGCGGCCATGTTGGTTGATGACGATAGAGCTTGCGGTGGTAAGGCGAAGTTGATGGTGCGGGGCAGAACCGCGGTTGTTTGAGCTGAACTCGATCTAAAGTAGGGCAGATAAAGCACGTCAGGTGTCGTTCAGAGATGGTCGGCAGTATGAAGCAGGGTAAGGTGAGAAGGGAAGAGGCAGCGAGGGGTGGGATTGAAAGCAATGGAAAGCTCCCCGCACAAAATGTTGAggtaaggtgaggtgaggcaaggtaaggtaggacaGTTATGTGACGGCAGAGCCAAGCAAGTACCTGAGCTCGATGGAGATTTCACGCCTTTCCTAACGTAGGTCGGTAGGGGTCTGGAGCTAGGCAAGGAATGCGCAGATTGGGAGCAATCTCTGCAGGAATTGAGCGAGTCTGGGGTTCTCGAACAAGCGTTGGACGTTGGATTAGGTGTAGAGAAGAGGTCGGCCAACGGTGTCGAGAAGGAAGATGCAAGGGAGAGAAATAAACACAGATGATTGCTTTCTTGGACAAATGCCAGTAACAGTCTGTTTGGATTGCCTGATAATTCCCCCGCAGTGCCGGGATAAGCTTGGGATGGGTTTAACCTTCCAAACCACAGACCTAAGGATGGGAAGGGAGAGCTCAAGGTATATCAATTGGCGCTGTGCATGATATGACGTCGTGGGGCAACGCAGCTGGGAGCTCGCACCTCGCAAAAAGCAGCCCGGTCAGTAATTACACTATGCTAAGGTAACCAAAAGTATTACCCCATACATCTCGATAGGATGAAGCACCACCAGTGGTACCTACGGGGCAAAGGTCCAGGCCTTCCTCTCATCACCTCACTTATGGTTGGCCTGGCTGGTGCGACCAATTCAACGAGAATTGCTGCTCCATCGGAAGTGGCAGGACGCTAAGGCAAGGTAGGAACGAGAAAAAATATGCTGCCGCCACTCGAGAACCCCTCCCTGGGGATGCCTGTTTGGTGCATCTCAATTCTCAACAACAAAAAATTCACCGGCCGAATCAAAACGGGGTTGATGGACGACCAAGGCGCCGCGCAGCCGATTGGACTCATCGCCACCTCCGGAAGGGTGGTGGAACTGGTGGTTGGCCCCCAGCACACCCACAGCGCTCATCCAGTTGATCCAGCCTAAGTCCAAGgcgaaaaggcgacgctgaAGGTTGAGGCACTTCTTTTAGCGGCTGAAACTCCGCGTTGGTACTTGAATTTGCTCGGCAACCCCGTCTTCTCACTCGATGGACTGATGGAGGCGTTATTTGGTTGCCGGGTTT encodes:
- a CDS encoding alpha amylase, whose protein sequence is MAAVAQNSANTIALDGPSGAADGFPTDGTGVVKLDPWLSPFQESLKRRYSRAQDWIKKINDTEGGLEKFSKGTSLFGFNVDHDNNIIYREWAPNATQAFLTGDFNNWDRNSHEMKKNDFGVFEITLPANNGQAAIPHNSKVKISLQLPSGERVDRLPAWIKYVTQDLSVSPAYDARFWNPPAGEKYEFKYPRPQKPRSARVYEAHVGISSPELRVATYKEFTQNMLPRIRDLGYNVIQLMAVMEHAYYASFGYQINNFFAASSRYGPPEDLKELVDVAHSMGITVLLDVVHSHASKNVLDGLNEFDGTDHQYFHEGGRGRHELWDSRLFNYGHHEVMRFLLSNLRFWMDEYHFDGFRFDGVTSMLYQHHGIGTGFSGGYHEYFGPDADEEAIAYLMIANELLHSLYPEVITIAEDVSGMPALCLPLSLGGVGFDYRLAMAVPDMWIKILKETKDENWDIGNICFTLTNRRHGEKTIAYAESHDQALVGDKTLMFHLCDAEMYTNMSTLTPLTPVIDRGMALHKMIRLLTHGLGGEGYLNFEGNEFGHPEWLDFPREGNQNSFWYARRQLNLTDDHLLRYQFLNNFDRAMNTTEGKYGWLAAPQAYISLKNENDKVIVFERAGVVFIFNFHPTESFADYRIGIDVPGSYKVILNTDSKDFGGHARVDEGTRFFTTAMEWNNRKNWTHVYIPSRSALVLGLESPISQHS
- a CDS encoding cytochrome c oxidase polypeptide 5, which gives rise to MLRPTVSLARTGLRAHSAVIRRAASTHAISNPTLANIEKRWEGMPLQEQAELWMALRDRMKGPWAELTLQEKKAAYWIAFGPHGPRSGTPAGETGRVFWGVMAAVAASLAIFSTVRMFAGPAPDTMTKEYQEASNEFLKKQNSDPLTGLSSEGYSGKGMVQSPPKA